In Corynebacterium afermentans subsp. afermentans, a genomic segment contains:
- the argH gene encoding argininosuccinate lyase, with protein MQQHKTNEGALWGGRFSGGPSEAMFALSVSTHFDWVLAPYDVLASKAHAKVLNKAGLLSDDNLAVMLDGLDQLGRDVADGSFGPLPTDEDVHGAMERGLIERVGPEIGGRLRAGRSRNDQVAAMFRMWLRDALRGVAQDVSDLVDAIVEQAEAHPDAIMPGKTHFQAAQPILLAHSLLAHAQPLLRDLERIQDADKRLAVSPYGSGALAGSSLHLDPEAIAAELGFDSATDNSLDGTASRDFAAESAYVLAQIAIDVSRFAEEIIAWSTPEFGYVTLHDAWSTGSSIMPQKKNPDVPELARGKAGRLIGNLTGLLSTLKAMPLAYNRDLQEDKEPLVDSVTQLSILLPAFTGLVSTLTFHEDRMRELAPAGFTLATDLAEWMVRQGVPFREAHEASGACVRIAESRGVDLVDLTDEELQSVDKRLLPEVREVLTVDGAVASRDTRGGTARPRVEEQRERVREANKAAREWAKTPVRSQ; from the coding sequence ATGCAGCAGCACAAGACCAATGAGGGCGCACTGTGGGGCGGCCGTTTCTCCGGCGGCCCCTCTGAGGCGATGTTCGCCCTGTCCGTGTCCACCCACTTCGACTGGGTGCTCGCACCCTACGACGTGCTCGCGTCCAAGGCGCACGCGAAGGTGCTCAACAAGGCAGGTTTGCTTAGCGACGACAACCTCGCGGTCATGCTCGACGGCCTCGACCAGCTTGGACGCGACGTCGCCGACGGCTCGTTCGGCCCGCTGCCCACGGACGAAGACGTGCACGGCGCGATGGAGCGGGGCCTGATCGAACGCGTCGGACCCGAGATAGGCGGACGCCTGCGCGCGGGCCGGTCCCGCAACGACCAGGTTGCGGCGATGTTCCGCATGTGGCTGCGCGACGCACTGCGTGGTGTGGCCCAGGACGTCTCGGACCTGGTCGACGCAATCGTCGAGCAGGCCGAGGCCCACCCGGACGCGATCATGCCCGGCAAGACCCACTTCCAGGCCGCGCAGCCGATCCTGCTGGCGCACTCGCTCCTGGCGCATGCCCAGCCGCTGCTACGCGACTTAGAGCGCATCCAGGACGCGGACAAGCGGCTGGCGGTCTCGCCGTACGGCTCCGGTGCGCTGGCGGGTTCCTCGCTGCACCTGGATCCGGAGGCGATCGCCGCAGAGCTCGGCTTCGATTCCGCCACGGACAACTCGCTCGACGGCACCGCCTCGCGCGATTTCGCCGCCGAGTCCGCCTACGTGCTGGCCCAGATCGCCATCGACGTCTCCCGCTTCGCCGAGGAGATCATCGCCTGGTCCACCCCGGAGTTCGGCTACGTCACGCTGCACGACGCGTGGTCCACAGGCTCATCGATCATGCCGCAGAAGAAGAACCCGGACGTGCCGGAGCTCGCCCGCGGCAAGGCTGGCCGCTTGATTGGCAACCTCACCGGCCTTCTGTCCACGCTGAAAGCGATGCCGCTGGCGTACAACCGCGACCTGCAGGAGGACAAGGAGCCGCTGGTGGATTCGGTGACCCAGCTGTCCATTCTCTTGCCGGCGTTTACCGGCCTGGTGTCCACCCTGACGTTCCACGAAGACCGTATGCGCGAGCTGGCCCCGGCAGGGTTCACGCTGGCGACGGATCTGGCCGAGTGGATGGTGCGCCAGGGCGTGCCGTTCCGCGAGGCCCACGAGGCGTCCGGTGCCTGCGTGCGCATCGCGGAGTCCCGCGGCGTGGATCTGGTCGACCTGACGGATGAGGAACTGCAAAGCGTCGATAAGCGACTGCTTCCGGAGGTCCGGGAGGTGCTCACCGTTGACGGTGCGGTGGCATCCCGCGACACCCGCGGCGGCACCGCGCGCCCGCGAGTGGAGGAGCAGCGCGAGCGTGTGCGCGAGGCGAACAAGGCTGCGCGCGAGTGGGCGAAAACACCGGTGCGCTCGCAATAG
- the tyrS gene encoding tyrosine--tRNA ligase produces MTSTNIIDELTWRGLINQSTDLDNLREATETPITLYCGFDPTGPSLHAGHLVPLLMLRRFQEAGHTPIVLAGGATGMIGDPRDVGERSMNSADTVKDWAGRISGQLQRFVHFDGDNAAKLVNNNDWTKDLGVIEFLRDIGKHFSLSTMLGRETVKRRLENDGISYTEFSYMLLQANDFVQLRREHDCILQIGGGDQWGNLVAGVDLNRRIDGAQTHALTVPLVTDSEGKKFGKSTGGGSLWLDPEMTSPYTWYQYFVNTADADVIRYLRWFTFLDQEELARLEVEVAERPFKREAQRRLAQEMTDLVHGVKAREAVELASQALFGRAELSDLDEATLAASVSETDVFEFSGETTIVDLLVGAGLADSKGAARRSIKEGGAYVNNVRIEDEAWAPTEDDFLHGSWLVLRRGKKNFAGAKRV; encoded by the coding sequence ATGACTTCCACCAACATCATTGATGAGCTGACCTGGCGCGGCCTGATCAACCAGTCCACCGACCTGGATAACTTGCGCGAGGCAACCGAAACGCCGATCACCCTGTACTGCGGCTTCGACCCGACGGGTCCGTCGCTGCACGCCGGCCACCTCGTGCCGCTGTTGATGCTGCGGCGCTTTCAGGAGGCTGGCCACACCCCAATCGTGCTCGCCGGCGGCGCCACGGGCATGATCGGCGATCCGCGCGACGTGGGGGAGCGCTCCATGAACTCCGCGGACACCGTTAAGGACTGGGCGGGGCGCATCTCCGGCCAGCTTCAGCGCTTCGTGCATTTCGACGGCGACAACGCAGCAAAGCTGGTCAACAACAACGACTGGACCAAGGATCTCGGCGTGATCGAGTTCCTGCGCGACATTGGCAAGCACTTCTCCCTGTCCACAATGCTTGGACGCGAGACGGTGAAGCGTCGCCTGGAAAACGACGGCATCTCCTACACCGAGTTCTCCTACATGTTGCTGCAGGCCAACGACTTTGTGCAGCTGCGCCGCGAGCACGATTGCATCCTGCAGATCGGCGGCGGCGACCAGTGGGGCAACCTCGTTGCTGGCGTAGACCTGAACCGCCGCATCGACGGCGCACAGACCCACGCGCTGACCGTTCCGCTGGTCACCGACTCCGAGGGCAAGAAGTTTGGCAAGTCCACAGGCGGCGGATCGCTGTGGCTCGACCCGGAGATGACCAGCCCGTACACCTGGTACCAGTACTTCGTGAACACCGCGGACGCCGACGTGATCCGTTACCTGCGCTGGTTCACCTTCCTGGACCAGGAGGAACTCGCCCGCCTCGAGGTGGAGGTTGCGGAGCGTCCCTTCAAGCGCGAGGCGCAGCGCCGCCTTGCCCAGGAGATGACGGATCTGGTCCACGGCGTGAAAGCGCGCGAGGCCGTCGAGCTCGCCTCCCAGGCGTTGTTCGGTCGCGCGGAGCTTTCGGATCTGGATGAGGCGACTCTTGCCGCCTCCGTTTCCGAGACCGACGTCTTCGAGTTCTCCGGCGAAACCACCATCGTGGATCTACTCGTCGGTGCCGGGCTGGCGGATTCCAAGGGCGCCGCCCGCCGCTCCATCAAGGAGGGCGGCGCGTACGTGAACAACGTCCGCATCGAAGACGAGGCGTGGGCGCCCACCGAGGACGACTTCCTCCACGGTTCCTGGCTCGTGCTGCGGCGCGGCAAGAAGAACTTCGCGGGCGCGAAGCGCGTGTAG
- a CDS encoding NAD kinase: MGDATRREILLVPHLFRASNIDSAARAAQLLQQAGIEVRLLEQEQMDVIETNPVLCGVTRAKADDSAAAGCELVLVLGGDGTFLRAASYARAQDIPVLGINLGHVGFLAEGEASSLEKVVGQVIDRSYRVVERMTLDVSVLGEGGEVLGRSWALNECSIENSDRTRVLDATLEVDFRPVSSFGCDGVLISTPTGSTAYAFSAGGPVMWPQLEAILVVPNNAHALFAKPLVVAPTSTVAVESERQTTQATAVMDGQRRLTVPAGSRVEVVRGERGVRWVRLDDRPFTDKLVDKFQLPVSGWRGPRGA, from the coding sequence ATGGGTGACGCAACACGCCGCGAGATCCTGCTGGTGCCGCACCTGTTCAGGGCCTCCAACATTGATTCGGCGGCCCGGGCAGCGCAGCTTTTGCAGCAGGCGGGCATTGAGGTCCGCCTGCTCGAACAGGAGCAGATGGACGTCATTGAGACCAACCCGGTGCTGTGCGGGGTGACCCGCGCGAAGGCGGACGACTCCGCGGCTGCGGGGTGCGAGCTGGTGCTGGTGCTCGGCGGCGACGGGACGTTTCTGCGGGCGGCGAGCTACGCGCGTGCGCAGGACATTCCGGTGCTGGGCATCAACCTGGGCCACGTGGGGTTCCTCGCGGAAGGGGAAGCGTCGAGTTTGGAAAAAGTCGTCGGCCAGGTGATCGACCGCTCGTACCGCGTGGTGGAGCGGATGACGTTAGACGTTTCTGTGCTTGGCGAGGGCGGCGAGGTGCTCGGCCGCAGCTGGGCGCTCAACGAGTGCAGTATTGAGAACTCGGACCGCACCCGCGTGCTGGACGCGACGCTGGAGGTGGATTTCCGCCCCGTGTCCTCATTCGGCTGCGACGGCGTGCTCATTTCCACGCCGACGGGCTCGACCGCGTACGCGTTTTCCGCCGGCGGGCCGGTGATGTGGCCACAGCTGGAGGCGATCCTGGTGGTGCCGAACAACGCCCACGCGCTGTTTGCCAAGCCCCTGGTGGTCGCGCCGACGTCGACTGTGGCGGTGGAATCGGAGCGGCAGACCACGCAGGCCACCGCGGTGATGGACGGCCAGCGCCGCCTGACGGTGCCCGCCGGTTCGCGCGTTGAAGTGGTGCGGGGCGAGCGCGGGGTGCGCTGGGTACGCTTGGACGACAGACCGTTCACGGACAAGCTCGTGGACAAGTTCCAGCTCCCGGTTTCCGGGTGGCGCGGCCCGCGCGGGGCGTAA
- the argF gene encoding ornithine carbamoyltransferase, with amino-acid sequence MQRKKGARPMVRHFLSDDDLTPNEQAEVLALAAELKRDPFSRRPLEGPKSVAVLFDKTSTRTRYSFDAGIAQLGGHAIVTESGNSQMGTKENYQDTGAVLSRFVEAIVWRTYSHNNLREMAETATVPIINALSDDLHPCQILADLQTVVENFCPDQGPAGLKGLKAVYLGDGDNNMANSYLIGFATAGVDITVIAPEGFQPREEFVARARRRGEETGAAVALTSDIAAAEGAQVVITDTWVSMGMEEDSKDRRTPFLPYQVDAALMSRAAEDAIFLHCLPAYRGSEVAAEVIDGPQSRVFDEAENRLHAQKALLAWLLEHQV; translated from the coding sequence ATGCAGCGAAAGAAAGGAGCTAGACCGATGGTCAGACACTTCCTGTCAGACGACGATCTGACACCCAACGAGCAAGCCGAGGTGCTCGCGCTTGCCGCGGAGCTGAAGCGCGACCCCTTCTCGCGCCGGCCGCTGGAAGGGCCGAAATCCGTCGCCGTGCTGTTCGACAAGACGTCTACCCGCACGCGCTACTCCTTCGACGCCGGCATCGCGCAGCTCGGCGGACACGCGATTGTCACCGAAAGCGGCAACTCGCAGATGGGCACGAAGGAGAACTACCAGGACACCGGCGCGGTGCTTTCACGGTTTGTCGAGGCGATTGTGTGGCGCACATACTCCCACAACAACCTGCGGGAAATGGCGGAAACCGCCACCGTGCCAATCATCAACGCCCTGTCCGACGACCTGCACCCGTGCCAGATCCTCGCCGACCTGCAAACGGTGGTGGAAAACTTCTGCCCGGACCAGGGCCCGGCGGGGTTGAAGGGGCTGAAGGCCGTCTACCTGGGAGACGGCGACAACAACATGGCAAACTCCTACCTCATCGGTTTTGCCACTGCCGGCGTGGACATCACCGTCATCGCGCCGGAAGGCTTCCAGCCGCGCGAAGAATTCGTTGCCCGCGCACGGCGCCGCGGTGAGGAAACCGGTGCTGCAGTGGCATTGACCTCCGATATCGCCGCTGCGGAGGGCGCGCAGGTGGTCATCACGGACACGTGGGTATCCATGGGCATGGAGGAGGACAGCAAGGACCGTCGCACCCCGTTTTTGCCGTACCAGGTGGATGCTGCCCTGATGTCGCGCGCGGCCGAGGATGCAATATTCTTGCATTGCCTTCCCGCGTACCGCGGGAGCGAAGTCGCCGCGGAGGTCATCGACGGGCCGCAATCGCGCGTCTTCGATGAAGCGGAAAACCGCCTGCACGCCCAAAAGGCGCTGCTGGCCTGGCTATTGGAGCACCAAGTATGA
- a CDS encoding TlyA family RNA methyltransferase codes for MAPKRTRLDAELVRRKIARSREQAQNWIKEGRVQVGGFTATKPATVVEPDASIKVNTADVDDWASRGAHKLLGALEVFGGGGLVVEKRKALDAGASTGGFTDVLLSRGVSEVVAVDVGYGQLVWRLQNDERVRVLDRTNIRNLTPEMMGGPADLMVGDLSFISLKLVLPALVECMVDGADMLTMVKPQFEVGKDRLGSGGVVRSPELRAEVTLDVARFAQSLGLSVRGATASPLPGPSGNVEYFLWLVKDGGEQQLDDDALTALVNRAIEEGPK; via the coding sequence GTGGCACCGAAACGCACCCGGCTCGACGCGGAACTGGTCCGCCGTAAGATCGCGCGCTCGCGTGAGCAGGCGCAGAACTGGATCAAGGAAGGTCGCGTCCAGGTTGGTGGGTTCACCGCGACCAAACCCGCGACGGTGGTGGAGCCGGATGCTTCCATCAAGGTCAACACCGCCGATGTGGACGATTGGGCGTCACGTGGTGCGCATAAGCTGCTGGGTGCGCTTGAGGTGTTTGGCGGGGGCGGGCTTGTCGTCGAGAAGCGAAAGGCGTTGGATGCTGGTGCCTCGACCGGTGGGTTTACTGATGTGCTGCTGTCGCGTGGCGTAAGTGAGGTCGTGGCGGTGGACGTGGGCTACGGCCAGCTGGTGTGGCGGCTGCAAAACGACGAGCGCGTGCGTGTGCTTGACCGGACCAACATCCGCAATCTCACCCCGGAGATGATGGGCGGGCCGGCGGATCTCATGGTCGGTGATCTGTCGTTCATCTCCCTGAAGCTGGTGCTGCCGGCGCTGGTGGAGTGCATGGTCGACGGCGCGGACATGCTGACCATGGTCAAACCGCAGTTCGAGGTGGGCAAGGACCGCCTCGGCAGCGGCGGCGTCGTGCGTTCGCCGGAGCTGCGCGCGGAGGTCACGCTGGACGTCGCGCGTTTCGCACAATCGCTGGGATTGTCGGTGCGCGGGGCGACGGCATCCCCGCTGCCGGGGCCGAGCGGCAACGTGGAATACTTTTTGTGGTTGGTGAAAGACGGGGGCGAGCAGCAGCTTGACGACGACGCACTGACCGCGCTGGTCAATCGCGCGATCGAGGAAGGACCGAAGTAG
- a CDS encoding arginine repressor, whose amino-acid sequence MTQPVSRTARQARILELLESTRVSSQVQLSELLLDEGIDITQATLSRDLDELGAKKVRPRAGGRAYYTVGSEADSLETAHSGPREKLRRMIEELVVSVDYSGQIAVARTPPGAAQYLASYIDRVGLDQVVGSIAGDDTVFVVGREPLTGKELAQQLFGLKESVGE is encoded by the coding sequence ATGACCCAACCTGTATCCCGCACCGCGCGGCAGGCGAGAATCCTCGAGCTGCTCGAATCAACCCGCGTGTCCTCCCAGGTGCAGCTGTCCGAGCTGCTGCTGGACGAGGGCATCGACATCACCCAAGCCACCCTCTCGCGCGACCTGGACGAGCTCGGCGCGAAGAAGGTGCGCCCCCGTGCGGGCGGCCGCGCCTACTACACCGTGGGCTCGGAGGCGGACTCGCTGGAAACGGCGCACTCCGGCCCGCGCGAAAAGCTGCGTCGCATGATCGAGGAGCTGGTCGTCTCCGTCGACTACTCCGGGCAGATCGCCGTGGCGCGCACGCCACCCGGGGCGGCCCAGTACCTGGCCAGCTATATCGACCGCGTGGGGCTCGACCAAGTGGTCGGCTCCATCGCTGGCGACGACACGGTCTTCGTGGTCGGGCGCGAGCCACTCACCGGAAAAGAGCTGGCGCAGCAGCTGTTCGGGCTGAAAGAAAGCGTCGGCGAGTAG
- a CDS encoding argininosuccinate synthase: MTNRVVLAYSGGLDTSVAIPYLAEMTDGEVIAVSLDLGQGGEDMESVRQRALDCGAVESIVVDAKDEFAEEYCLPTIKANGMYQGEYPLVSAISRPLIVKHLVEAGHKYGGTHVAHGCTGKGNDQVRFEVGFLNQDPDLEIIAPARDYAWTRDKAIEYAEGKDLPIEQSAASPFSIDQNVWGRAVETGFLEDLWNPPTKDLYAYTEDPALGNAPDEVIISFEAGKPVAIDGRKVTVLEAIEEMNRRAGAQGIGRLDMVEDRLVGIKSREVYEAPGAVALITAHKALEDVTVERELARYKRLIDARWSEEVYDGLWFGPLKRSLDAFIESTQEHVTGDIRMVLHAGTCTVNGRRSNHSLYDFNLATYDTGDSFDQTLAKGFVRLHGLSSQIANKRDRAAGADQEK; this comes from the coding sequence ATGACTAACCGCGTTGTGCTCGCGTACTCGGGCGGCCTGGACACCTCTGTCGCCATCCCTTACCTCGCCGAGATGACCGACGGCGAGGTCATCGCCGTCTCTCTGGACCTGGGGCAGGGCGGCGAGGACATGGAGTCCGTTCGCCAGCGCGCGCTGGACTGCGGCGCTGTGGAGTCCATCGTGGTGGATGCCAAGGACGAGTTCGCTGAGGAATACTGCCTGCCCACCATCAAAGCCAACGGCATGTACCAGGGCGAATACCCGCTGGTCTCCGCCATTTCCCGCCCGCTGATTGTCAAGCACTTGGTGGAGGCCGGCCACAAGTACGGCGGCACCCACGTCGCCCACGGCTGCACCGGCAAGGGCAACGACCAGGTCCGCTTCGAGGTCGGCTTCCTCAACCAGGACCCGGACTTGGAGATCATCGCCCCGGCCCGCGACTACGCCTGGACCCGCGACAAGGCTATCGAGTACGCCGAGGGCAAGGACCTGCCGATTGAGCAGTCCGCCGCGTCTCCGTTCTCCATCGACCAGAACGTCTGGGGCCGCGCAGTCGAGACCGGCTTCCTGGAGGACCTGTGGAACCCGCCGACAAAGGACCTCTACGCCTACACGGAGGATCCGGCGCTGGGCAACGCCCCGGACGAGGTGATCATCTCCTTCGAGGCCGGTAAGCCGGTGGCTATCGACGGCCGCAAGGTCACCGTCCTCGAGGCCATCGAGGAGATGAACCGTCGCGCCGGCGCCCAGGGCATCGGCCGCCTGGACATGGTGGAGGACCGCCTGGTGGGCATCAAGTCCCGCGAGGTCTACGAAGCACCGGGTGCTGTTGCGCTGATCACCGCGCACAAGGCGCTTGAAGACGTCACGGTCGAGCGCGAGCTGGCCCGCTACAAGCGCCTCATCGACGCCCGCTGGTCTGAGGAGGTCTACGACGGCCTCTGGTTCGGCCCGCTGAAGCGCTCCCTGGACGCGTTCATCGAGTCCACCCAGGAGCACGTCACCGGCGACATCCGCATGGTGCTGCACGCCGGCACCTGCACCGTCAACGGCCGCCGCTCCAACCACTCCCTGTACGACTTCAACCTGGCCACCTACGACACCGGCGATTCCTTCGACCAGACCCTGGCCAAGGGCTTTGTGCGCCTGCACGGTCTGTCCTCCCAGATCGCCAACAAGCGCGATCGTGCCGCTGGCGCCGACCAGGAGAAGTAG
- a CDS encoding HAD-IIA family hydrolase — protein sequence MTLAANHDGLLLDLDGTVWSGGEAIEHAVEAINASGLPAMCVTNNASRSAKDVAEMLRAIGLDAAEGDVLTSAMAAVTMAARYLDQGDAVYVVGAPSLRQLVQEAGYRIVDSADDAPKVVLHGHNPDTGWRQLSEAALSLQQGAKYLATNLDTSLPMERGFMVGNGSMVAAVTSATGVVPEAAGKPEPAMFIQAAKARGMNKPLAVGDRLDTDIAGGVAAEMPALHVLTGVSGPHALLQAPPEHRPTYIAADMRGLSESPEQLSPGVQEGFEARIDGSAIVLTGGNANASGLAALRTALDVAWQQPDPPAEVRAESDAAEAALAEWW from the coding sequence ATGACGCTTGCGGCGAACCACGACGGCCTGCTGCTGGACCTCGATGGCACCGTCTGGTCTGGCGGTGAGGCGATTGAGCACGCTGTCGAGGCGATTAACGCCTCGGGCCTGCCGGCGATGTGTGTGACCAACAACGCCTCTCGTAGTGCCAAAGATGTCGCGGAGATGCTCCGGGCCATTGGCCTTGATGCGGCTGAGGGGGACGTGCTTACGTCCGCGATGGCGGCGGTGACCATGGCGGCGCGCTACCTCGATCAGGGCGATGCGGTTTATGTCGTGGGCGCGCCGTCGCTGCGCCAGCTCGTTCAAGAGGCCGGCTACCGGATCGTGGACAGCGCCGACGATGCGCCGAAGGTGGTGCTGCACGGCCACAACCCGGACACCGGGTGGCGCCAGCTGTCGGAGGCGGCGCTGAGCCTGCAGCAAGGGGCGAAGTACCTGGCCACGAATCTGGACACCTCGCTGCCGATGGAGCGCGGTTTCATGGTGGGCAACGGGTCCATGGTCGCGGCTGTGACTTCGGCGACTGGGGTTGTGCCGGAGGCGGCGGGCAAGCCGGAGCCGGCGATGTTTATCCAGGCTGCGAAGGCGCGCGGTATGAATAAGCCGCTCGCTGTGGGCGACAGGTTGGACACGGACATTGCTGGCGGCGTCGCCGCGGAGATGCCTGCGCTGCACGTGCTCACCGGCGTTTCCGGCCCGCACGCGCTGCTGCAGGCGCCGCCGGAGCACCGCCCGACCTACATCGCGGCGGACATGCGCGGCCTCAGCGAGTCGCCTGAGCAACTCTCCCCGGGTGTGCAGGAGGGCTTCGAGGCGCGTATCGACGGCTCCGCCATCGTCCTCACCGGCGGCAACGCCAACGCCTCCGGCTTGGCTGCCCTCCGCACCGCACTCGACGTGGCGTGGCAGCAGCCTGACCCGCCGGCTGAGGTGCGTGCGGAGTCTGACGCCGCTGAGGCGGCGCTCGCAGAGTGGTGGTGA
- a CDS encoding IS30 family transposase: MKTQAGHAPADYAEDRVKVGRGVRLSYEDRLTIQHGCNQGMSARQIGALLGRHHSVISREIARNGWEVPGEDGEATVYYNARQAGLGAKARAHRPKVRKLDDNPALRAVVVTCLARRWSPGRISVWLQHAFADDESMRISHEAIYSALYIQGKGSLRAELEAVMKTQDVLIRGGKRRKARPRNAGVLTGKPWIKGAEITKRSPEADDRAIPGHWEGDLVIGTGGKSALITLVERTSRYTLLGHLPTEHTSMTVIATIQQMVKDLNAEQLKTITWDQGVEMAETASVRIKDGCEVYFCDPHAPWQRPTNENTNGEIRRRFYKKGTDFAEVTPEHVAWVQDELNDTPRQVLGGATPREILQQIFNRGALTA, encoded by the coding sequence ATGAAAACACAGGCAGGCCACGCGCCTGCCGACTATGCCGAGGACCGTGTGAAAGTCGGCCGCGGGGTCCGACTGTCGTATGAAGACCGCCTGACGATCCAACATGGGTGCAACCAGGGAATGTCAGCCAGGCAGATCGGAGCACTTCTGGGGCGCCACCATAGCGTGATCAGCCGGGAAATCGCCCGCAACGGGTGGGAAGTTCCCGGCGAAGACGGTGAGGCCACGGTGTACTACAACGCCCGGCAAGCCGGCCTGGGCGCCAAGGCGCGTGCGCACCGGCCGAAGGTGCGCAAGCTCGACGACAACCCGGCACTTCGTGCTGTGGTGGTGACGTGTCTTGCCCGCCGGTGGTCGCCCGGGCGCATCAGTGTGTGGCTTCAGCATGCTTTCGCCGATGATGAAAGCATGCGTATTTCCCACGAAGCGATCTACAGTGCCTTGTACATCCAGGGCAAAGGCAGCTTGCGCGCCGAGCTTGAAGCGGTGATGAAGACCCAAGATGTGCTCATCCGCGGCGGCAAGCGGCGAAAAGCTCGGCCCCGTAATGCCGGTGTGCTCACCGGTAAGCCGTGGATCAAAGGTGCTGAAATCACCAAGCGCAGCCCAGAGGCTGACGACCGGGCAATCCCCGGGCACTGGGAAGGCGATCTTGTTATCGGCACCGGCGGCAAAAGCGCGCTGATTACCCTGGTGGAGCGCACCAGCCGCTACACCCTGCTTGGTCATCTGCCCACCGAACACACATCGATGACGGTGATTGCAACGATCCAGCAGATGGTCAAAGACCTCAACGCTGAACAGCTCAAGACCATCACCTGGGATCAAGGCGTGGAAATGGCTGAAACCGCAAGTGTGCGCATCAAAGACGGCTGCGAGGTGTACTTTTGCGATCCGCACGCGCCGTGGCAGCGACCGACCAACGAGAACACCAACGGTGAGATCCGCCGCCGGTTCTACAAGAAAGGCACCGACTTCGCCGAAGTAACCCCCGAGCACGTCGCCTGGGTACAAGACGAACTCAACGACACACCACGACAAGTCCTCGGCGGAGCAACCCCACGTGAGATACTCCAGCAAATATTCAATCGTGGCGCATTAACCGCTTGA
- a CDS encoding Trm112 family protein yields MSLDPKLLSVLACPKDKGPLEYNQEQQLLVNERLGIAYRIDDGIPVLLIDEAEPYTPAN; encoded by the coding sequence ATGAGTCTGGATCCGAAGCTTCTCAGCGTCCTCGCGTGCCCCAAGGACAAGGGCCCGCTGGAATATAACCAAGAACAGCAGCTCTTGGTCAACGAACGCCTCGGAATTGCCTATCGTATTGATGACGGCATCCCGGTTCTGCTCATCGACGAAGCAGAGCCCTACACCCCAGCGAACTAG
- a CDS encoding acetylornithine transaminase, whose product MSEFSSRWTSALLDTYPTPPVELVSGEGATVTDADGNTYIDMLAGIAVNALGHAHPAIVDAVSAQVARLGHVSNLFGSQPVVEVAEALRARVGDDTARVFFCNSGAEANEAAFKLARLTGRRRILAAERGFHGRTMGSLALTGQPDKRAPFEPMPAGVEFFTYGDIEALEALVQQDPGNTAAIILEPIQGETGVIPAPEGFLTKVREICDAHGILFITDEVQTGVGRTGDFFAFQHDGIAPDVITMAKGLGGGLPIGATIARGRAATLFTPGSHGTTFGGNPVACAAAKAVLGVIDEAFLAEVRRKGQLLISAASQVPGVAQVRGRGLMLGVVLDEAVAKLVVKHGLEEGLILNAPGSDVIRLTPPLVITDDEIAEAMKRLARAIDAAKERS is encoded by the coding sequence ATGAGTGAGTTTTCGTCGCGCTGGACTTCCGCGCTGTTAGATACCTACCCGACGCCGCCCGTGGAGCTTGTCTCCGGCGAAGGCGCCACCGTCACTGACGCGGACGGCAACACCTACATCGACATGCTCGCAGGCATTGCCGTCAACGCGCTCGGCCACGCGCATCCGGCGATAGTGGACGCCGTCAGCGCGCAGGTGGCGCGCTTGGGGCACGTGTCCAACCTCTTCGGCTCCCAGCCGGTGGTGGAGGTCGCCGAAGCGCTGCGCGCCCGGGTTGGCGACGACACTGCGCGGGTATTTTTCTGCAACTCCGGCGCCGAGGCCAACGAGGCCGCCTTCAAGCTGGCACGTCTGACCGGCCGCCGCCGCATCCTCGCCGCGGAGCGCGGCTTCCACGGCCGCACCATGGGCTCGCTGGCGCTGACCGGCCAGCCGGATAAGCGGGCCCCGTTCGAGCCGATGCCGGCAGGCGTGGAATTCTTCACCTACGGCGACATCGAGGCGCTGGAAGCACTGGTGCAGCAAGACCCGGGCAACACCGCCGCGATCATCCTGGAGCCCATCCAGGGCGAAACGGGAGTCATCCCCGCACCGGAGGGCTTTCTCACAAAGGTGCGCGAGATTTGCGACGCCCACGGGATCCTCTTCATCACCGACGAGGTGCAAACCGGCGTCGGCCGCACCGGCGACTTCTTCGCCTTCCAACACGACGGCATCGCGCCGGACGTGATCACCATGGCGAAAGGCTTGGGCGGCGGACTGCCCATCGGAGCGACCATCGCCCGCGGCAGGGCGGCGACGCTTTTTACCCCGGGCTCGCACGGCACCACCTTCGGCGGCAACCCGGTGGCTTGTGCTGCAGCAAAAGCAGTGCTGGGCGTTATCGACGAAGCCTTCCTCGCGGAAGTTCGCCGTAAGGGGCAACTGCTTATCAGCGCCGCTTCGCAGGTCCCTGGTGTCGCCCAGGTCCGCGGGCGCGGGCTGATGCTCGGGGTGGTGCTGGATGAGGCGGTGGCGAAGCTCGTCGTCAAGCATGGGCTTGAAGAAGGCCTGATTTTGAACGCACCGGGCAGCGACGTCATCCGCCTGACACCGCCCCTGGTGATTACCGACGATGAAATTGCTGAGGCGATGAAGCGCCTCGCCCGCGCAATCGATGCAGCGAAAGAAAGGAGCTAG